The Impatiens glandulifera chromosome 3, dImpGla2.1, whole genome shotgun sequence genome contains a region encoding:
- the LOC124929045 gene encoding prostaglandin reductase-3-like, which yields MELKPGLSALVTGGGNGIGKALSLALAKKGIFVTVVDFSEEKGKEVASLVEKENAKFHSDLPFKSALFIKCDVTDSGKLSHAFKKHFETYGGLDICVNSAGVTTPPVPFHEDQPGSTNPWIKTINVNLIAVIDSTRLAIQTMRAAQKPGVIINLGSAAGLYPMLGDPIYSGSKGGVVMFTRSLTLLKREGIRANVLCPEFVQTELASVVASNIDQMGGWVPMEAVVKGAFELISDESKAGACMWITNRRGQEYWPTDMEEAKYRLASSKFRRQTSVLSQVNLHLPKSFEKVVVHTLSHNFRSATKIVRTPLSLPIKPGHVLVKVIYAGVNASDVNFSSGRYFSGSKNDLASTLPFDAGFEAVGIIAAIGESVNNLKVGTPAALMTFGGYAEFTLVNARHILPVARPDPEVVAMLTSGLTASIALEKAANMESGKVVLVTAAAGGTGQFAVQLAKLAGNKVVATCGGKEKAKALTDLGVDRVIDYKAEDIKTVLKNEYPKGVDIVYESVGGQMFDLCLNALAIYGKMIVIGMISQYQGEHGWKPLNYTGLCEKLLAKSQTVAGFFLVQYSNLWQQHLDKLFLLYSLGKLKVSLDPKNFVGLSSVADAVEYLHSGKSVGKVVVCIDPSFSQQVAKL from the exons ATGGAGCTCAAACCAGGCCTGTCAGCTCTCGTCACAGGCGGTGGTAATGGAATTG GGAAAGCTCTCAGCTTGGCTTTAGCAAAGAAAGGCATATTTGTCACTGTTGTCGATTTCTCCGAGGAGAAGGGAAAGGAAGTAGCATCCCTTGTTGAAAAGGAGAATGCAAAGTTTCATTCAGATTTGCCATTTAAATCTGCTTTATTTATCAAATGCGATGTCACAGATTCTG GAAAACTGTCACATGCTTTTAAAAAGCATTTCGAAACATATGGGGGACTGGATATTTGTGTTAATAGTGCTGGTGTTACAACTCCTCCTGTGCCTTTCCATGAAGATCAACCTGGTAGTACTAATCCATGGATAAAAACTATCAATGTGAATCTCATTGCTGTTATTGACAGCACTCGCCTCGCG ATACAAACCATGCGTGCTGCTCAAAAGCCTGGTGTTATCATAAATTTGGGTTCTGCCGCTGGTCTTTATCCAATGTTAGGCGATCCTATCTACTCTGGATCCAAAG GTGGTGTTGTCATGTTCACTAGGTCACTTACTTTACTCAAGCGGGAAGGTATTCGTGCCAACGTGCTTTGCCCTGAG TTTGTTCAAACGGAATTAGCATCAGTAGTGGCTTCTAATATTGATCAAATGGGTGGATGGGTGCCAATGGAAGCAGTAGTTAAAG gtGCGTTTGAGCTCATTAGCGACGAGAGCAAAGCCGGAGCATGTATGTGGATTACAAATCGTAGGGGACAGGAGTATTGGCCTACCGATATGGAAGAAGCAAAATATAGATTGGCTTCTTCTAAATTTAGAAGACAGACTTCAGTTCTCTCTCAAGTGAATCTTCATTTGCCTAAGAGCTTTGAGAAAGT AGTTGTTCATACACTGAGTCACAATTTTCGTAGTGCTACCAAAATAGTGCGAACGCCCCTTTCGTTACCAATCAAACCTGGGCATGTTCTTGTCAAAGTCATTTATGCTGGTGTAAATGCTAGTGAT GTTAATTTTAGCTCAGGTCGTTATTTTAGTGGCAGTAAAAATGACTTGGCTTCGACTCTTCCCTTTGATGCCGGCTTTGAG GCTGTGGGGATAATTGCTGCTATTGGAGAATCTGTCAATAATTTGAAAGTTGGGACTCCGGCTGCCCTTATGACATTTGGAGGCTATGCTGAATTTACTTTG GTTAATGCGAGACACATTCTTCCTGTGGCAAGACCAGACCCTGAAGTTGTTGCAATGCTCACTTCCGGACTAACAGCGTCAATTGCTCTTGAAAAA GCAGCAAATATGGAATCTGGAAAGGTTGTCCTTGTAACTGCTGCTGCTGGAGGAACAGGACAGTTTGCAGTCCAG CTCGCAAAATTAGCTGGAAATAAAGTTGTTGCAACTTGTGGAGGCAAAGAAAAGGCCAAGGCTTTGACAGATTTGGGAGTAGATCGTGTTATAGATTATAAAGCAGAGGATATCAAAACT GTTCTTAAAAATGAGTATCCTAAAGGTGTCGATATCGTGTATGAATCAGTAGGCGGTCAGATGTTTGATCTATGTTTAAACGCATTGGCTATTTATGGAAAGATGATCGTTATAGGAATGATTTCTCAG TATCAAGGTGAACATGGTTGGAAGCCTTTGAATTATACTGGCCTCTGTGAGAAGTTATTAGCCAAGAGTCAAACTGTG GCTGGTTTTTTCCTGGTACAGTATAGTAATCTCTGGCAGCAGCATCTTGACAAACTTTTTCTGCTTTACTCGCTTGGCAAACTCAAG GTTTCGCTAGATCCAAAAAACTTTGTAGGCTTGAGTTCTGTTGCAGATGCAGTCGAATATCTTCATTCTGGGAAAAGTGTTGGAAAG GTTGTGGTTTGCATAGACCCATCTTTCAGTCAGCAGGTGGCTAAATTATGA